GGGTACGGTCTGTAATCCCTCGACCATTAAATGAATGCCATTTATAATCACATTCACCGGCCTTATATTTCTGAGAAAGTTTGCTCCACTTATCCCAATCATCTAACAGGGATGGACTAATGAATTTGAGTGCCATTCCTACTTTGATCCACCAATGGTAATCATCCGCATATTTTGGATGAATTTGTGTTAACAGAAATCTAGCAGTTCTTATACTGTTACTGCGAATTGGGCTGTGGCCGGTGTACTGGGGATGATCGGTGTACCCGGTGGTGGAAAAGTCGGTCGTCTTGGAGAGGCCGGTGTATCCGGTGGTGGAAAGGTTGGTCATCTTGGAGAGGCCGGTGTACCTGATGTATCCAGCGGTGGTCGAGGTGTCGGTGGTGTACCCGGTGTACTTGCTGTAC
This genomic stretch from Ancylothrix sp. D3o harbors:
- a CDS encoding PriCT-2 domain-containing protein — encoded protein: YSKYTGYTTDTSTTAGYIRYTGLSKMTNLSTTGYTGLSKTTDFSTTGYTDHPQYTGHSPIRSNSIRTARFLLTQIHPKYADDYHWWIKVGMALKFISPSLLDDWDKWSKLSQKYKAGECDYKWHSFNGRGITDRTLYWLAHQSSVGR